The stretch of DNA TTCGCAATTCGAGCCTTTTCCAAACGGAAAAGGAAAAGCAATCAATGGAAAGGATGCCTGATGCAGCGGATTTCTCACAGTCGTTTGATGATGGTGGCGGCGGTTGTCGTGGGGACAATCATCGGAACCGATGTCCCCGCAGCGCGCTGCGATGTGATTGAGTTGAAATCGGGGCAAAAACTGCAGGGGGAAGTCCTCAAGGATGCCGGCGAGCAACTGATTCTCGATCTGGGAGTCGACATCGTGCGGGTGCCCAAGTCGCGGATTAAGACCCACACCAGCGACGACAAACCGAAAGAAGCTGCGCCGCAGGCGGTCGAAGAGAACGACCTTTACAGCTCCGCCAAACTGCCGGTTCGTTCGGTCAAGGATTTGACGCAACAATTCGGCGAAGCAGTGGTCTTGATCACCACGCCCGGTGGACTCGGCTCGGGATTTATCTTAAACGACCGTGGATATTGCGTCACGAATTACCATGTCGTCGAGCAGGAAACACGCATCGCTGCCACTGTCTTTCATCGCAGTGGCGAAGGGGAGTTTGAGCGACGTCAGATCAATGATGTGAAGATTGTAGCGCTGAATCCATTTTTGGATTTGGCGTTGTTGCAAATCCCCGTTCAGAAGGATTTGAAATTCAAACATGTCTTTATTGCCGAGGATGACGAACTGCGCGGTGGCGATCCGGTCTTTGCCATCGGCAATCCTCTCGGTTTGGAGCGTTCGGTCTCTCA from Symmachiella dynata encodes:
- a CDS encoding S1C family serine protease codes for the protein MQRISHSRLMMVAAVVVGTIIGTDVPAARCDVIELKSGQKLQGEVLKDAGEQLILDLGVDIVRVPKSRIKTHTSDDKPKEAAPQAVEENDLYSSAKLPVRSVKDLTQQFGEAVVLITTPGGLGSGFILNDRGYCVTNYHVVEQETRIAATVFHRSGEGEFERRQINDVKIVALNPFLDLALLQIPVQKDLKFKHVFIAEDDELRGGDPVFAIGNPLGLERSVSQGIVSNRNRNFQGLVFIQTTTEINPGNSGGPLFNMRGEVVGVTNMKLLFGEGLGFAIPVAYLKQFLNNREAFAFNKNNPNTGYRYLDAPRRKTAGGPKRKKSSTPTP